A window of Pseudomonas guangdongensis contains these coding sequences:
- a CDS encoding recombinase family protein gives MVARGLAGVEFVEEVGGDLKFKRKKFLVLMDSIGCGEVKVLILAHRDRLTRFGFDRFKHYALSNGCEILVLNQERLSPEQEMVQDLMTITHCFSARLDGLKNYRKRLDEALKENEPSCT, from the coding sequence GTGGTTGCTCGCGGGTTGGCTGGCGTCGAGTTTGTCGAGGAAGTCGGCGGGGACTTGAAATTCAAGCGTAAAAAGTTTCTCGTTCTGATGGACTCGATTGGTTGCGGTGAGGTCAAGGTCTTGATTCTGGCGCACCGTGATCGACTGACCCGCTTCGGTTTTGACAGGTTCAAGCATTATGCACTATCGAACGGCTGCGAAATCCTGGTACTCAATCAAGAGCGCCTGTCTCCCGAGCAGGAAATGGTGCAAGACCTGATGACCATCACGCATTGTTTCTCGGCACGGCTCGACGGGTTGAAAAACTACCGCAAGAGGCTCGACGAAGCGCTCAAGGAGAACGAGCCATCATGCACCTGA
- a CDS encoding MerR family DNA-binding transcriptional regulator, with translation MENTISTGPAAKRLGVTVKTLQRWEREGCLLPIVRTVTNRRCYTERQIREFLGLQQPVGEPVCQIAYCRVSSAEQRSDLAIQRRVSRN, from the coding sequence ATGGAAAACACTATAAGCACTGGCCCAGCCGCGAAGCGGCTGGGCGTCACCGTCAAGACACTGCAACGCTGGGAGCGCGAAGGGTGCCTGTTGCCCATTGTGCGTACAGTCACCAATCGGCGCTGCTATACCGAGCGCCAGATTCGTGAGTTCCTCGGCCTGCAGCAGCCTGTCGGTGAGCCTGTGTGCCAAATCGCGTACTGCCGCGTCTCCAGCGCTGAGCAGCGGTCTGACCTAGCCATTCAGCGCAGGGTATCGAGGAATTAG
- a CDS encoding ABC transporter ATP-binding protein, translating into MDEALLRVENLSAGYGRKVIQHDLNFAIRRGEVFVVMGGSGCGKSTLLRHLIGLQAPLAGRVLFRGEDFWANDEDRRASLQRHFGVLYQNGALWSGMTLAENIALPLAAYHPQLSRAERAELAALKLALVGLPGCDGLYPAELSGGMRKRAGLARALALDPEILFFDEPSAGLDPLSCQALDELILELRDSLGASIVLVTHELPSIYRVADTCLFLDNRTRTQIALGPLRQLLDAGPPEVQRFLRRGEPALQRA; encoded by the coding sequence ATGGACGAGGCGCTGCTGCGCGTGGAGAACCTCAGCGCCGGCTACGGGCGCAAGGTGATCCAGCACGACCTGAACTTCGCCATCCGCCGCGGCGAGGTGTTCGTGGTGATGGGCGGCAGCGGCTGCGGCAAGAGCACCCTGCTGCGCCACCTGATCGGCCTGCAGGCGCCACTGGCCGGGCGGGTGCTGTTCCGTGGCGAGGACTTCTGGGCCAACGACGAGGATCGCCGCGCCAGCCTGCAGCGGCACTTCGGCGTGCTCTACCAGAACGGCGCGCTGTGGAGCGGCATGACCCTGGCGGAGAACATCGCCCTGCCTCTGGCCGCCTACCACCCGCAGCTGAGCCGCGCCGAACGGGCCGAACTGGCCGCCCTCAAGCTGGCCCTGGTCGGCCTGCCCGGCTGCGACGGGCTGTACCCGGCCGAGCTGTCCGGCGGCATGCGCAAGCGCGCCGGGCTGGCCCGCGCGCTGGCTCTGGATCCGGAAATCCTGTTCTTCGACGAGCCCTCGGCCGGCCTCGATCCGCTCAGCTGCCAGGCGCTCGACGAACTGATCCTCGAACTGCGCGACAGCCTGGGCGCCAGCATCGTGCTGGTCACCCACGAGCTGCCGAGCATCTACCGGGTGGCCGACACCTGCCTGTTCCTCGACAACCGCACGCGTACCCAGATCGCCCTCGGCCCGCTGCGGCAACTGCTCGACGCCGGCCCGCCGGAGGTGCAGCGTTTCCTGCGCCGTGGCGAGCCGGCCCTCCAAAGAGCTTGA
- a CDS encoding MlaE family ABC transporter permease, whose protein sequence is MTQADTLRAQLAWAGERDGAALLRLSGHWILAADKPELLAVWRSRAERPTRLRLQVEALQAWDSSLLALLRRLQRLAADEQCALELHGLPDGVARLLAMAAAPAARAEEPPARPGAVSRLGLTVLQVHGALVNACTFCGEVVLALGRLLRGRARMRGSDFWAALAQCGPGALPIVALIATLVGLILAFVGAAQLQAFGAQLYIANMVAIGMTREMGALMTAVIMAGRTGAAYAAELGSMQANEEIDALKTFGFPPLEFLVLPRLLALLVSMPILCVFADALGILGGFVIGAGLFDISAPLYLKQSLEMLGLTDFLLGIFKSLVFAVLIGLIGCHYGLACGRNAQAVGQATTRAVVSIIVALVVSDALITLICTQLGI, encoded by the coding sequence ATGACGCAGGCGGACACTCTTCGGGCACAACTGGCCTGGGCCGGCGAGCGGGACGGCGCGGCGCTGCTGCGTCTGTCCGGACACTGGATCCTGGCGGCGGACAAGCCCGAGCTGTTGGCGGTGTGGCGCAGCCGGGCCGAGCGGCCCACGCGCCTGCGTCTGCAGGTCGAGGCCCTGCAGGCCTGGGACAGCAGCCTGCTGGCCCTGCTGCGCCGCTTGCAGCGGCTGGCCGCCGACGAGCAGTGCGCGCTGGAGCTGCACGGCCTGCCGGATGGCGTGGCGCGGCTGCTGGCGATGGCGGCCGCACCGGCGGCCCGCGCGGAGGAGCCGCCGGCCCGCCCCGGCGCGGTGTCGCGGCTCGGCCTGACGGTCCTGCAGGTCCATGGCGCGCTGGTCAATGCCTGTACCTTCTGCGGCGAGGTGGTGCTGGCGCTCGGCCGCCTGCTGCGGGGGCGCGCGCGGATGCGCGGCAGCGACTTCTGGGCGGCGCTGGCGCAGTGCGGTCCCGGCGCGCTGCCGATCGTCGCGCTGATCGCCACCTTGGTCGGCCTGATCCTCGCCTTCGTCGGTGCCGCCCAGCTGCAGGCGTTCGGCGCCCAGCTGTATATCGCCAACATGGTGGCCATCGGCATGACCCGCGAGATGGGCGCGCTGATGACCGCGGTGATCATGGCCGGGCGCACCGGCGCGGCCTACGCCGCCGAGCTCGGCAGCATGCAGGCCAACGAGGAGATCGACGCGCTGAAGACCTTCGGCTTCCCGCCGCTGGAGTTCCTGGTGCTGCCGCGCCTGCTGGCGCTGCTGGTGAGCATGCCGATCCTCTGCGTGTTCGCCGACGCCCTGGGCATTCTCGGCGGTTTCGTCATCGGTGCCGGGCTGTTCGACATCTCCGCGCCGCTGTACCTCAAGCAGAGCCTGGAGATGCTCGGCCTCACCGACTTCCTGCTCGGCATCTTCAAGAGCCTGGTGTTCGCCGTGCTGATCGGCCTGATCGGCTGCCACTACGGGCTGGCCTGCGGGCGCAACGCCCAGGCGGTCGGCCAGGCCACCACCCGCGCGGTGGTCAGCATCATCGTCGCCCTGGTGGTCAGCGATGCGCTGATCACCCTTATCTGCACCCAGCTGGGGATCTGA
- the cpdA gene encoding 3',5'-cyclic-AMP phosphodiesterase, whose translation MPSFAAHAPLTLVQLSDSHLFAEAGRTLLGLDTADSLQQVVALARAQQPRIDLLLASGDLSQDGSPASYARFAALSAVLDAPARWYPGNHDEAAVLQAACAGSARCEAVTDLGNWRLILLDSSVPGQVAGHLDAAQLALLERALDEAGERPVLLSFHHHPLPVGCAWLDPIGLDNAEALFAITDRYPNLRALLWGHVHQELDRWRHGVRLLASPSTCVQFAPGSAEFAIGRELPGYRWLRLHADGRLETGVERLAALDWTPDLDDGY comes from the coding sequence TTGCCCAGTTTCGCCGCCCACGCCCCCCTGACCCTGGTGCAACTGTCCGACAGTCACCTGTTCGCCGAGGCCGGGCGCACCCTGCTCGGCCTGGATACCGCCGACAGCCTGCAGCAGGTGGTGGCGCTGGCGCGCGCGCAGCAGCCGCGTATCGACCTGCTGCTGGCCAGCGGCGACCTGTCCCAGGACGGCTCGCCGGCCTCCTATGCGCGCTTCGCCGCGCTGAGCGCGGTGCTGGATGCGCCGGCGCGCTGGTATCCCGGCAACCACGACGAGGCCGCCGTGCTGCAGGCGGCCTGCGCCGGCAGCGCGCGGTGCGAGGCGGTGACCGACCTGGGCAACTGGCGACTGATCCTGCTCGACTCCAGCGTGCCGGGGCAGGTCGCCGGCCATCTCGACGCGGCGCAGCTGGCGCTGCTGGAGCGGGCCCTGGACGAGGCCGGCGAGCGCCCGGTGCTGCTGTCCTTCCACCATCATCCGCTGCCGGTCGGCTGCGCCTGGCTCGACCCCATCGGCCTGGACAATGCCGAGGCGCTGTTCGCCATCACCGACCGCTATCCGAACCTGCGCGCACTGCTCTGGGGGCACGTGCATCAGGAACTGGATCGCTGGCGGCACGGCGTGCGTCTGCTGGCCTCGCCGTCCACCTGCGTGCAGTTTGCCCCCGGCAGCGCCGAGTTCGCCATCGGCCGCGAGCTGCCCGGCTACCGCTGGCTGCGCCTGCATGCCGACGGCAGGCTGGAAACCGGCGTCGAGCGCCTCGCGGCGCTGGACTGGACGCCTGACCTCGACGACGGTTATTGA
- a CDS encoding DUF1249 domain-containing protein: MALSRAAERYRVDLAALQAACAANYARLMRLLPGMREQAQRREVALGAGEAVLVLQVSAAGPYTSSVELHERRALDWLPAPRLLVRVYHDARLAEVVGADHCRRLQARYAYPNAAMHQPDEKTQLNLFLGEWLAHYQSVGYLAEATPGWSPAA; the protein is encoded by the coding sequence CTGGCGTTGAGTCGCGCCGCCGAGCGTTACCGGGTCGACCTGGCCGCCCTGCAGGCCGCCTGCGCCGCCAACTATGCACGTCTGATGCGCCTGCTGCCGGGCATGCGCGAACAGGCCCAGCGCCGCGAGGTGGCGCTCGGTGCGGGCGAGGCGGTGCTGGTGCTGCAGGTCAGCGCCGCCGGCCCCTACACCAGCAGCGTCGAGCTTCACGAGCGGCGCGCGCTCGACTGGCTGCCGGCGCCGCGCCTGCTGGTGCGCGTCTACCACGATGCGCGGCTGGCCGAGGTGGTCGGCGCCGATCACTGCCGCCGCCTGCAGGCGCGCTATGCCTATCCCAACGCGGCGATGCACCAGCCGGACGAGAAGACCCAGCTCAACCTGTTTCTCGGCGAGTGGCTGGCGCACTATCAGAGTGTCGGGTATCTGGCGGAAGCGACGCCAGGGTGGTCGCCGGCGGCCTGA
- a CDS encoding NUDIX domain-containing protein: MSDAVGSDELQVEIVEREACFRGFYALDRLRLRHSLFRGGMGPEISRELFVRHDAVCVLPYDPQRDCVVAIEQFRVGALDKSARPWLLEPVAGLIDKGESPEAVAYREAQEEAGVTLQALWPVTSYYPSPGGSDERVYLFVGRCDSQGVGGLHGLAEEGEDIRVHVMAFDQALAAMQAGRFDNAASIIALQWLALNREQLRQVWR, encoded by the coding sequence ATGAGCGATGCAGTGGGCAGCGACGAGCTGCAGGTGGAGATCGTCGAGCGCGAGGCCTGTTTTCGCGGTTTCTATGCGCTGGACCGGCTGCGCCTGCGTCACAGCCTGTTCCGCGGCGGCATGGGCCCGGAGATCAGCCGCGAGCTGTTCGTGCGCCACGATGCGGTCTGCGTGCTGCCCTACGATCCGCAGCGCGATTGCGTGGTGGCGATCGAGCAGTTCCGCGTCGGCGCGCTGGACAAGAGCGCGCGGCCCTGGCTGCTGGAGCCGGTGGCCGGGCTGATCGACAAGGGCGAGTCGCCCGAGGCGGTGGCCTATCGCGAGGCCCAGGAGGAGGCCGGGGTGACGCTGCAGGCGCTGTGGCCGGTGACCTCCTACTACCCTTCGCCCGGCGGCAGCGACGAGCGCGTCTACCTGTTCGTCGGCCGCTGCGACAGCCAGGGCGTCGGCGGCCTGCACGGCCTGGCCGAGGAGGGCGAGGACATCCGCGTGCATGTCATGGCCTTCGACCAGGCTCTGGCGGCGATGCAGGCCGGACGTTTCGACAACGCGGCGAGCATCATCGCCCTGCAGTGGCTGGCGCTGAACCGCGAACAGCTGCGTCAGGTCTGGCGTTGA
- a CDS encoding RNA-guided endonuclease TnpB family protein: MKTKRAYRYRFYPTPAQEVLLAQTFGCVRSAYNTILAWRTQAYESEQKRIDYKEASAQLTVLKKDPARSYLNEVSCVPLQQCLRHQQQAFTNFFEKRAGYPAMKSKKYRQSAEFTASAFTYRDGQLFLAKCKEPLAIRWTKGRETLPSMPSTVTVSRDTAGRYFVSLLCEVETPPLPVSPRTTGIDLGLKALFVTSEGEQIDNPRHTAKYAARLAKAQRALSRKQRGSKNRAKARHKVARLHAKIADTRRDDLHKLSHRLIHENQVVCVESLAVKNMIRYRSQSKAIADTGWGELVRQLEYKAAWTGRQLVKIDRWFPSSKRCSCCGHTLASLPLRVRDWTCPACGSHHDRDLNAAINIKAAGLAVLALGENVRGIGQVPLS; the protein is encoded by the coding sequence ATGAAAACGAAGCGCGCCTACCGATACCGTTTCTACCCGACACCCGCGCAGGAAGTCCTGCTAGCGCAGACATTCGGCTGCGTGCGTTCCGCCTACAACACGATCCTCGCCTGGCGTACCCAGGCCTACGAGTCCGAGCAGAAACGCATCGATTACAAAGAGGCCAGCGCTCAGTTGACCGTCTTGAAGAAAGACCCGGCACGGAGCTATCTCAACGAAGTGTCCTGCGTTCCCCTGCAGCAGTGCCTCCGGCACCAGCAACAGGCCTTCACGAACTTCTTCGAGAAACGCGCCGGATACCCGGCGATGAAGTCGAAGAAATACCGCCAGTCGGCCGAGTTCACGGCCTCGGCCTTCACGTATCGCGATGGCCAGCTGTTTCTCGCCAAGTGCAAGGAGCCCTTGGCGATCCGATGGACGAAAGGCCGAGAAACCCTGCCCTCGATGCCATCGACGGTGACGGTATCGCGCGACACCGCGGGCCGCTACTTCGTTTCGCTGCTGTGCGAGGTCGAAACCCCACCGCTGCCGGTGTCGCCGCGAACGACCGGCATCGATCTGGGCCTGAAGGCGTTGTTCGTCACCAGCGAGGGCGAGCAGATCGACAACCCGCGGCACACCGCAAAGTACGCTGCACGCCTGGCGAAAGCCCAGCGAGCGCTGAGTCGCAAGCAGCGCGGCTCGAAGAACCGGGCCAAGGCCCGGCACAAGGTCGCTCGCCTGCATGCGAAAATCGCTGACACCCGACGCGACGACTTGCACAAGCTGTCGCACAGACTGATTCACGAAAACCAAGTGGTCTGTGTCGAGTCGTTGGCGGTAAAAAACATGATCCGCTATCGCAGCCAGAGCAAGGCCATTGCCGACACCGGCTGGGGCGAGCTGGTGCGCCAGCTCGAGTACAAGGCGGCATGGACCGGGCGTCAGCTGGTCAAGATCGACCGCTGGTTTCCCAGCAGCAAGCGCTGCTCGTGCTGCGGTCACACCCTGGCCTCGCTGCCGCTGAGGGTCCGTGACTGGACCTGCCCGGCGTGCGGCTCGCACCACGACCGCGACCTCAACGCCGCGATCAATATCAAAGCCGCCGGGCTGGCGGTGTTAGCCCTTGGAGAGAACGTAAGAGGCATCGGTCAAGTACCGTTGTCCTGA
- a CDS encoding RsiV family protein: protein MRPLPLFALAYLPLLGACQWLAPQPASPAVQKIAWEQRAEGCQSERCSLVNVETLRISDVPALDAQIERALLAMTREADGQPLPASLRGYADALLAESREGRETWLQAKLVDRHGDLLVIELSSYLYSGGAHGMPGRGFINYSLSRQRALQLDDLLLPGQEDAFWTAAREARRDWLKAQQLDQNRDFQASWPFVPTANIALLHDKLQLKYDVYALAPYAMGHPTLEIPYPRLQGVLRPEYLPAR from the coding sequence ATGCGCCCGCTTCCCCTGTTCGCCCTCGCCTACCTGCCGCTGCTCGGCGCCTGCCAATGGCTGGCGCCGCAGCCGGCTTCGCCCGCCGTGCAGAAGATCGCCTGGGAGCAGCGCGCCGAGGGCTGCCAGAGCGAGCGCTGCAGCCTGGTCAACGTCGAGACTCTGCGTATCTCCGACGTCCCCGCGCTGGATGCGCAGATCGAGCGGGCGCTGCTGGCGATGACCCGGGAAGCCGACGGCCAGCCGCTGCCTGCCTCGCTGCGCGGCTACGCCGACGCCCTGCTGGCCGAGTCGCGCGAGGGCCGGGAAACCTGGCTGCAGGCCAAGTTGGTCGACCGCCATGGCGACCTGCTGGTGATCGAGCTGTCCAGCTACCTGTACAGCGGCGGCGCCCACGGCATGCCGGGGCGCGGTTTCATCAACTACTCGCTGAGCCGACAGCGCGCGCTGCAGCTCGACGACCTGCTGCTGCCCGGCCAGGAAGACGCCTTCTGGACCGCAGCCCGCGAGGCGCGGCGCGACTGGCTCAAGGCCCAGCAACTGGACCAGAACCGCGACTTCCAGGCCAGCTGGCCGTTCGTGCCCACCGCCAACATCGCCCTACTGCACGACAAGCTGCAGCTCAAGTACGACGTCTACGCCCTGGCGCCCTACGCCATGGGCCACCCGACTCTGGAGATTCCCTACCCGCGGCTGCAGGGGGTGCTCAGGCCGGAGTATCTACCGGCGCGCTGA
- a CDS encoding site-specific integrase produces the protein MYDCGKVGGNDGFSESSPAPRADARFYARAAVLQGLFRVGSVDDIRKGSGFEFLNDRKVIRLEDLNQIFSMVFYVLSPPLSARSVIEYKRALKRMALSGLGPLEYAVKFGISRGTLRKYRAAHVRKVVEEILILINWRIEEKTNDYDEEIYAKTTEICYFWNKSFWGAPAELKNCSGSQKNSKRKTLKGLPWSWREQFLGFIRSDVDRVLAAVIICTGCRPSEACGGVLVSRSEYSDEIFEFYIIGSKTSLATQGGQPLRKLVVDLSNSPIVIGVISKWVDMHGGYAVTDSMNVKNFSARMSRVGKRCGFSGVTAYSIRHQMSADLKKLGFSPELVSAAMGHASGKSKSYYGRAGQARLKSGSNVLSVECSREVINSHSDWLDRVRSGQPSSTNNEAVQIEVASDYESESYNFDDMNEPGI, from the coding sequence TTGTATGACTGTGGCAAGGTGGGTGGAAATGATGGTTTTTCTGAGTCGAGCCCAGCGCCGAGAGCGGATGCTAGGTTTTACGCGCGTGCGGCTGTGCTGCAGGGTTTATTCAGAGTGGGGTCTGTAGATGATATCAGGAAAGGATCAGGATTTGAATTCTTAAATGATCGCAAGGTTATTCGGCTAGAGGATCTGAATCAGATTTTTTCAATGGTGTTTTATGTTCTGAGTCCTCCATTGAGTGCCAGGTCAGTTATTGAGTATAAGAGGGCTCTGAAGCGCATGGCTCTCAGTGGGCTGGGCCCATTAGAGTATGCAGTTAAATTTGGGATTTCACGTGGGACTTTGCGTAAATATCGTGCTGCACACGTGCGCAAGGTTGTCGAGGAAATTTTAATTTTGATCAACTGGAGGATCGAAGAAAAAACTAATGATTATGATGAAGAGATCTATGCTAAGACGACTGAGATTTGCTATTTCTGGAATAAGAGCTTCTGGGGAGCACCTGCGGAGCTGAAGAATTGCTCTGGCTCTCAAAAAAACAGTAAGCGTAAAACGCTGAAGGGTTTGCCATGGAGTTGGCGGGAGCAGTTTCTTGGCTTTATAAGGTCAGATGTGGATAGGGTTTTAGCTGCAGTTATTATCTGTACTGGTTGCCGTCCTAGTGAGGCATGTGGCGGTGTTCTGGTAAGTCGCTCAGAGTATTCGGATGAAATTTTTGAGTTTTATATCATCGGGTCAAAAACATCACTAGCAACTCAGGGTGGGCAGCCATTACGTAAGCTGGTTGTTGATCTTTCGAACTCTCCTATTGTAATAGGAGTCATCAGTAAATGGGTTGATATGCATGGCGGGTATGCGGTTACAGATTCAATGAATGTTAAGAATTTCAGTGCGCGCATGTCACGAGTTGGTAAGCGTTGTGGTTTTTCTGGAGTTACAGCATACAGTATTCGTCACCAGATGTCAGCTGACCTTAAAAAACTGGGATTTTCGCCTGAGCTGGTGAGTGCGGCGATGGGGCATGCCAGTGGAAAATCAAAATCTTATTATGGTCGAGCGGGGCAAGCGCGACTAAAGTCAGGCTCTAATGTTTTGTCTGTCGAATGCTCTCGTGAGGTCATTAATAGCCATAGCGACTGGCTCGATAGAGTTAGAAGTGGACAGCCTAGCTCTACAAATAACGAGGCTGTGCAGATCGAGGTTGCCTCGGATTATGAATCTGAGAGTTACAACTTTGATGATATGAATGAGCCCGGTATTTAA